Proteins from one Streptosporangium becharense genomic window:
- a CDS encoding carbohydrate ABC transporter permease: MGGLRRASAEAAAFVVAAVVFLVPFSFMLLTAVKDDKQAADLDFSWPTSWPVVENLVEVISARDYVLLRAYVNSTILTVASVALIVVFAAMAGYVLQRRAGRIGALANFLVLSGLIIPPAVVPTIWLLQALGLFKTLPGLILVEVAFGLSYAVLLFRAFVAAIPRDLDEAAMLDGCGGFTLFFRVIFPLLKPVTITVILTQSVAIFNDFVNPLYFLPGDENATVQVTLYNFQSQYSTQWNLLFMDIVLITIPPLLAFVFFNRKIVAGMTAGAVKG, encoded by the coding sequence GTGGGAGGCCTGCGCAGGGCCAGCGCCGAGGCCGCCGCGTTCGTCGTGGCCGCCGTCGTCTTCCTCGTCCCCTTCTCCTTCATGCTGCTGACGGCCGTCAAGGACGACAAGCAGGCCGCCGACCTGGACTTCTCCTGGCCGACCAGCTGGCCGGTCGTGGAGAACCTCGTCGAGGTGATCTCGGCACGGGACTACGTGCTGCTGCGCGCCTATGTCAACAGCACGATCCTCACCGTGGCGTCGGTGGCCCTGATCGTGGTGTTCGCGGCGATGGCCGGCTACGTCCTGCAGCGCCGGGCCGGGAGGATCGGCGCGCTGGCCAACTTCCTGGTGCTGTCCGGGCTGATCATCCCGCCCGCCGTCGTGCCGACCATCTGGCTGCTGCAGGCGCTGGGACTGTTCAAGACGCTGCCCGGGCTCATCCTGGTCGAGGTCGCCTTCGGCCTGTCGTACGCGGTGCTGCTGTTCCGCGCGTTCGTCGCGGCCATCCCGCGCGACCTGGACGAGGCCGCGATGCTCGACGGCTGCGGCGGGTTCACCCTGTTCTTCAGGGTGATCTTCCCGCTGCTCAAGCCGGTGACGATCACCGTGATCCTGACCCAGTCGGTGGCGATCTTCAACGACTTCGTCAACCCGTTGTACTTCCTGCCCGGCGACGAGAACGCCACCGTGCAGGTCACCCTCTACAACTTCCAGAGCCAGTACAGCACGCAGTGGAACCTGCTCTTCATGGACATCGTCCTGATCACCATCCCGCCGCTGCTGGCCTTCGTCTTCTTCAACCGCAAGATCGTCGCCGGCATGACCGCCGGCGCCGTCAAGGGCTGA